In Flavobacterium sp. CS20, a single window of DNA contains:
- a CDS encoding dioxygenase yields MDRKQFILATLGLTIVNTLSDFRKYTDELPVQGKKMPVLFTSHGNPMDIPLSREERTFWNTLFQLGKELKKNYEVKVALVVSAHWCTRGTFVNVSPEQQQIFDYYGFPKEYYDVFYKAKGSPEIAKEVKRIIPSVSETTDWGLDHGAWPMLMHLFPEADVPVFQLSIDYYAKPEYHYELGKQLKSLREKGVLIIGSGALIHNLPLAMKKMQSNDSSPYGWEMEYDNWVKEQIDKRNISNIINYQNSHKLGKLAAPTPDHFVPVLYSLGLMDSKDEIHYFFESESSLPAFGERSFIIKQ; encoded by the coding sequence ATGGATAGAAAACAATTTATATTAGCAACATTAGGACTAACAATTGTGAATACCTTAAGCGACTTTAGAAAATATACGGATGAACTTCCTGTTCAAGGAAAAAAGATGCCTGTTTTATTTACTTCGCATGGCAATCCTATGGATATTCCGCTTTCAAGAGAAGAACGCACCTTTTGGAATACCTTATTTCAATTGGGAAAGGAATTGAAAAAAAATTATGAAGTAAAAGTCGCTTTGGTGGTTTCGGCTCACTGGTGTACCAGAGGAACTTTTGTTAACGTATCGCCTGAACAGCAACAGATTTTCGATTACTATGGGTTTCCTAAAGAATATTATGATGTATTTTACAAAGCTAAAGGCTCCCCTGAAATTGCAAAAGAAGTAAAACGCATTATCCCATCGGTTAGCGAAACTACCGACTGGGGTCTCGACCACGGAGCTTGGCCTATGCTTATGCACTTGTTTCCTGAAGCGGACGTGCCTGTATTTCAATTAAGCATCGACTATTATGCAAAACCTGAATATCATTACGAGTTAGGAAAACAATTAAAATCACTTCGTGAAAAAGGAGTGCTCATCATTGGCAGCGGTGCATTAATTCACAATCTCCCACTTGCTATGAAAAAAATGCAAAGCAATGATAGTTCGCCCTATGGTTGGGAGATGGAATATGATAACTGGGTTAAGGAACAAATAGATAAAAGAAATATCTCTAACATTATTAATTATCAAAACAGTCATAAATTAGGCAAACTGGCAGCTCCTACGCCCGACCATTTTGTGCCTGTATTATATAGTTTAGGGTTGATGGATTCCAAAGATGAAATACATTACTTTTTTGAATCAGAGTCTTCCCTTCCCGCTTTTGGGGAAAGGAGTTTTATCATCAAACAATAA
- a CDS encoding DoxX family protein has translation MSKKRKITGWVMAGLLTALLVMSASQKLIGNPEMVENFGKWGLGSMITIIALGELVSVLLFLIPRTAVLGVLLLSAYFGGAILVHIANDEPYVFQSIVLLFIWVTAWLRTPEMFTRLISGNPS, from the coding sequence ATGAGCAAAAAAAGAAAAATTACAGGTTGGGTAATGGCAGGATTGCTTACCGCTTTATTAGTAATGAGTGCCAGCCAAAAGCTAATAGGTAACCCCGAAATGGTTGAAAATTTCGGTAAATGGGGCTTGGGCTCAATGATAACCATCATAGCTTTGGGCGAATTGGTAAGTGTATTGTTGTTTTTGATACCTCGCACTGCTGTTTTAGGGGTATTGTTATTGAGTGCTTATTTTGGAGGTGCCATATTGGTACATATAGCCAATGACGAGCCTTACGTTTTTCAATCCATCGTTCTGTTGTTTATTTGGGTAACTGCTTGGTTAAGAACCCCTGAAATGTTTACAAGACTAATCAGTGGAAATCCTTCTTAA
- a CDS encoding DUF6526 family protein, which produces MQNFKNHVRYNPLHHFILSPLTLVGVILSIVLLFSDHSLTEKIFFLILALSVFLASLIARLYATKNQDRTIRAELRLRYYILTGNRLEELEDKLTMAQLVATRFASDEELATLIERATKENLSPKAIKESIKNWTADENRV; this is translated from the coding sequence ATGCAAAATTTTAAAAATCACGTCCGTTACAATCCACTTCATCATTTTATTCTATCTCCGCTCACACTTGTTGGGGTGATATTGAGTATTGTATTGCTATTCTCTGACCACAGTCTGACTGAAAAAATCTTTTTTCTGATTTTAGCTTTAAGTGTTTTTCTCGCTTCTTTAATAGCTAGATTGTATGCCACAAAAAATCAAGACAGAACCATAAGAGCAGAACTACGATTACGCTATTATATTTTGACAGGCAACAGATTAGAAGAATTAGAAGATAAATTAACTATGGCACAACTGGTTGCCACTAGATTTGCATCAGATGAAGAATTAGCGACATTGATAGAGCGAGCGACCAAAGAAAACCTTAGTCCAAAAGCCATAAAAGAAAGCATAAAAAATTGGACTGCAGATGAAAATAGAGTTTAA
- a CDS encoding MarR family winged helix-turn-helix transcriptional regulator yields MKNSAELEIENQYCFPIYATSRVVTKLYTPLLNELGLTYPQYLTMLVLWQYQNLTVNDIGSKLMLESNTLTPLLKRLESQGFISRKRSSSDERVVEISLTEKGINLKKKASYIPEKLSCSISHSGISQEEMDQMKHTLQKLIALTKEHHCK; encoded by the coding sequence ATGAAAAATTCTGCTGAATTAGAAATTGAAAATCAGTATTGTTTTCCGATATACGCGACATCTAGAGTGGTAACCAAACTTTATACGCCCCTGCTCAACGAGTTGGGGCTTACTTACCCTCAATATTTAACGATGTTGGTGCTCTGGCAATACCAAAACCTGACGGTAAATGATATTGGCAGTAAACTAATGCTGGAGTCCAACACCCTGACTCCCTTGCTTAAAAGGTTGGAAAGTCAAGGTTTTATTTCAAGGAAACGCTCTAGTAGTGACGAACGTGTAGTGGAGATAAGCCTTACAGAAAAAGGAATAAATTTAAAAAAGAAGGCGAGTTACATACCTGAAAAATTATCTTGCTCCATTAGTCATTCAGGGATAAGTCAAGAAGAAATGGACCAGATGAAACATACCTTGCAAAAGCTAATTGCCTTAACTAAAGAGCATCATTGTAAATAA
- a CDS encoding glutathione peroxidase, translating into MEASLFELEAKKLNGETISLKEFEGKTIVVVNTASKCGLTPQYEGLENLYKIYKDKGLVILGFPCNQFGKQEQGTANEISEFCEINYGVSFPMFDKVEVNGPNAHPVFKYLKSKLGGILGSNIKWNFTKFVIDKNGKPVKRFAPTTKPEKMESYLRKIL; encoded by the coding sequence ATGGAAGCGAGCTTATTTGAACTTGAGGCAAAAAAACTCAACGGAGAAACCATTTCTTTGAAAGAGTTTGAAGGTAAAACCATAGTGGTGGTAAATACTGCTAGCAAGTGCGGACTTACCCCACAATATGAGGGATTGGAAAATTTGTATAAAATATACAAAGACAAGGGGTTGGTTATTTTGGGATTTCCTTGCAACCAATTCGGAAAGCAGGAACAAGGCACAGCCAATGAGATTAGTGAATTTTGCGAAATTAATTACGGGGTAAGTTTTCCTATGTTCGACAAGGTAGAAGTCAATGGGCCCAATGCTCACCCCGTTTTTAAGTATTTAAAATCCAAACTTGGAGGCATTTTAGGTAGCAACATCAAATGGAATTTTACCAAATTTGTCATTGATAAAAACGGAAAGCCGGTCAAACGATTTGCTCCTACCACCAAGCCGGAGAAAATGGAAAGTTACCTGCGAAAAATTCTTTAA
- a CDS encoding dienelactone hydrolase family protein, which yields MPLETVVSFHGGLSGFQASPAMKNTKVLVCHGESDSFVPQADVDNFHQQMKDNNITYQFKSYADATHAFTNKASTATGEKFNLPISYNEVADKASWKDMKAFFKTYFPTKK from the coding sequence GTGCCATTAGAAACTGTGGTTAGTTTTCACGGTGGACTAAGCGGCTTTCAAGCTAGTCCTGCAATGAAAAACACCAAAGTATTGGTTTGCCACGGTGAAAGTGATTCGTTTGTGCCGCAAGCTGATGTGGATAATTTTCATCAACAAATGAAAGACAACAACATTACCTACCAGTTTAAGTCTTATGCTGATGCCACACACGCTTTTACCAATAAAGCATCTACAGCTACCGGGGAAAAATTCAATCTTCCCATTTCCTACAATGAAGTCGCCGACAAAGCTTCTTGGAAGGATATGAAAGCCTTTTTCAAAACTTATTTTCCAACTAAAAAGTAA
- a CDS encoding dienelactone hydrolase family protein: protein MNTINFKTYILLLFTLLFSVETLTAQNSKENVKSKVKTEEITYKDGEVTLNGVVYYPAKQKGKQPAILVVPEWWGLNDYVKNRAKMLAELGYVAMAVDMYGNGLVVENPADAQSNAGRFYGDPNLIKSRMQAAYDAVVQLQQVDASKVSAIGYCFGGTVSLFLCQLRGAIRNCG from the coding sequence ATGAATACGATAAATTTTAAAACATACATTTTATTGCTTTTTACACTCCTTTTTAGTGTAGAAACTCTGACTGCCCAAAACAGCAAAGAAAATGTAAAAAGCAAGGTTAAAACTGAAGAAATTACCTATAAAGATGGCGAGGTTACACTCAATGGCGTTGTTTATTATCCTGCAAAGCAAAAGGGAAAACAACCTGCCATTTTAGTAGTGCCCGAATGGTGGGGGCTGAACGACTATGTGAAAAATCGTGCTAAAATGTTGGCAGAGTTAGGCTATGTAGCTATGGCGGTGGATATGTACGGTAATGGATTGGTCGTAGAAAACCCTGCCGATGCCCAGTCCAATGCCGGAAGGTTTTATGGGGATCCTAACCTGATAAAAAGTCGGATGCAGGCGGCTTATGATGCTGTAGTTCAACTACAACAGGTGGACGCTTCAAAAGTAAGTGCCATAGGTTATTGCTTTGGCGGAACGGTTTCGCTTTTTCTTTGCCAGCTTAGGGGTGCCATTAGAAACTGTGGTTAG
- a CDS encoding IS4 family transposase produces the protein MNKSKNFSGQPIIKQVLNFILPNDVYRTAKKHHSDRYTKKFNTYEHLVTMIFTVISGCSSLREVSSIMLACEGKINHLGLKDFPKRSTLSDANKRRSAAVFADIYHLLYKRYHRFLSDSRTCEPAVKDLKIVDSSTITLFSDILKGVGRNPINGKKKGGIKMHTMINAMEDVPCLIKFSSAATHDHTFLKDLELKKGSYVVFDKGYVDYQQYQKWILDDIYFVTRQKDNARYTSLEEFDIPNTIDDAVLKDEKIELLDKNGEAFSLRRIAFWHDKHRKVYEFITNNYELPADKIAEIYKNRWQIETMFKRLKQNFPLKYFLGDNQNAIEIQIWVSLIIQLIMLVIQRKAERKWAYSNMMSVIRYHLMTYIDLFKFLKNPEAKWEEITTKNIGQLSLFDP, from the coding sequence ATGAACAAAAGTAAAAATTTTAGCGGTCAACCCATAATCAAACAAGTTTTAAATTTCATTTTGCCTAACGATGTTTATCGGACAGCCAAAAAGCATCATAGCGACAGATACACCAAAAAGTTCAATACCTATGAGCATTTGGTTACTATGATTTTCACTGTTATCAGTGGTTGTAGCTCGCTTCGTGAAGTATCCAGCATCATGCTTGCCTGTGAAGGGAAGATCAATCATTTAGGGCTAAAAGACTTCCCCAAGCGAAGTACATTGTCCGATGCCAACAAGCGAAGAAGTGCAGCAGTATTTGCCGACATTTATCATTTACTGTACAAACGTTACCATCGATTTTTATCGGACAGCAGAACTTGTGAACCGGCTGTAAAAGACCTTAAAATTGTTGATTCGTCAACAATAACCCTATTTAGCGACATTCTTAAAGGCGTTGGAAGAAATCCTATCAACGGCAAAAAGAAAGGCGGTATAAAGATGCACACCATGATAAATGCTATGGAAGATGTGCCCTGTCTGATAAAGTTTTCAAGTGCCGCTACCCATGACCATACCTTTTTAAAAGACCTTGAGTTAAAAAAAGGTTCTTATGTGGTCTTTGATAAAGGATATGTAGATTATCAGCAATACCAAAAATGGATATTGGATGATATTTACTTTGTTACCAGACAAAAAGATAATGCCCGATACACAAGCCTTGAAGAGTTTGATATTCCCAACACTATAGACGATGCTGTCCTAAAGGACGAGAAAATTGAACTTTTGGATAAAAATGGAGAGGCGTTCTCACTTAGAAGAATAGCTTTTTGGCATGATAAGCACCGTAAAGTCTATGAATTTATAACCAACAACTATGAACTTCCTGCAGACAAAATAGCTGAAATTTATAAGAACAGGTGGCAGATTGAGACTATGTTTAAACGCCTTAAACAAAACTTCCCGCTAAAATATTTTCTCGGTGACAATCAAAATGCAATCGAAATACAGATATGGGTCAGTTTAATCATCCAACTCATCATGCTTGTCATTCAGCGAAAAGCAGAAAGAAAATGGGCATATTCCAATATGATGTCCGTAATCAGATATCACTTAATGACCTACATAGATCTTTTCAAATTCTTGAAAAACCCGGAAGCAAAATGGGAAGAGATAACCACAAAAAACATAGGGCAACTAAGCCTTTTTGATCCATAA
- a CDS encoding aldo/keto reductase yields the protein MHQKLAFTPWSPLGGGFLTGKYRKDKPMPEGARRTNEEQNFIQIDPEKGYAIVDELEKIANKHKASIAQATLNYLLRKPGVTSVLIGATKPH from the coding sequence ATGCATCAAAAACTAGCCTTTACCCCTTGGTCGCCACTTGGAGGCGGATTTTTAACCGGTAAATACAGAAAAGACAAGCCAATGCCGGAAGGAGCAAGAAGAACCAATGAAGAGCAGAATTTTATTCAAATCGATCCGGAAAAAGGCTATGCTATTGTTGATGAGTTGGAAAAAATTGCCAACAAACACAAGGCTTCTATAGCACAAGCGACCCTAAATTATCTTTTGAGAAAACCCGGAGTAACTTCCGTACTTATTGGAGCTACCAAGCCTCACTAG
- a CDS encoding aldo/keto reductase produces MKYNQLGNSGILVSELCMGTMSFGSSGYWSVVGSLGYEDSKRLVDIAIDSGINYFDSADVYSHGQSEDILGKAVKDKRKDVIIATKVRGRMSKEINDVGLSRKHIIESCHNSLKRLGADYIDHYVLHSYDPITPFEETISTLDDLVSQGKIRYYGVSNSNRSRDVE; encoded by the coding sequence ATGAAGTACAATCAATTAGGAAATTCAGGAATTTTAGTTTCAGAACTTTGTATGGGAACGATGAGTTTTGGTAGCAGTGGCTACTGGAGTGTGGTAGGTTCTCTAGGCTATGAAGATAGCAAGCGATTAGTGGACATCGCCATAGACTCTGGCATTAATTACTTCGATTCTGCTGATGTTTATTCTCACGGCCAATCGGAAGATATTTTAGGAAAAGCAGTGAAAGACAAAAGAAAGGATGTCATCATTGCTACCAAAGTCCGCGGTAGAATGAGTAAAGAAATTAATGATGTGGGCCTTTCCAGAAAACACATTATCGAGAGTTGTCACAACAGTTTAAAACGATTGGGTGCCGACTATATCGACCATTATGTACTTCATAGTTACGATCCAATTACTCCTTTTGAAGAAACCATTTCAACCCTTGATGACCTCGTTTCACAAGGAAAAATTAGATATTATGGGGTAAGTAACTCAAATCGATCCAGAGATGTAGAATAA
- a CDS encoding lipopolysaccharide assembly protein LapB yields MTVSELKNTAKKYKIEGNFDKSMELYEELWKQEKNEWNGYFLAQVYRKSNNFQKARDLHNQLAQTYPKFKPLKTDKLWLDYSEKIKDWDNSDLVSDANDILSRTNQHDKYEGNIYRKTVLSTVRYLCYKNEHNEAYEWLLKLDQSKISNTGFLYNGQWFPADRKVYFIRLADVLIILGKHIDYIDECFEQLNFSPTKLRQFKSHLIDSITYDDYISRVKLARYIKNFQEEFELREKKNFKKIYNPNKTISVSDLSQYLFCPVSYAINETYEIDANDTWEKDEWLGNRRNFSDRHRYYNKHNDYEKAFDDSDILINDELKKDFDYLFSSKIIVDNVSKSLLQLFTDSQKSIVGAPDYILKANDGKKIVLTEKFSSIHSADSKTPFDSDLVKHFAYLEKFDKMDLNYGYFITWYWELIDIETNTGRIKKKIKITSYRIVKVERTNTNSNKLNNALNRVKSLKTTKSMQIDADRISYANKCFSCSVFSYCNHKTGKFDQINLPYELTEIKEMKNVKPNKPDNGIEDDDLPF; encoded by the coding sequence ATGACCGTTTCAGAATTAAAAAATACAGCTAAAAAGTACAAAATCGAAGGAAACTTTGATAAGTCAATGGAACTGTATGAAGAACTTTGGAAACAGGAAAAAAATGAATGGAATGGCTATTTTCTAGCCCAAGTATATCGTAAATCAAATAATTTTCAGAAAGCGAGAGATTTACATAATCAACTAGCACAAACGTATCCTAAATTTAAACCGTTAAAAACCGACAAACTTTGGTTGGATTATAGTGAAAAAATAAAAGATTGGGATAATTCAGATTTAGTTTCGGACGCAAATGATATTTTGTCGAGAACAAATCAACACGACAAATATGAAGGAAATATTTATAGAAAAACCGTTTTAAGTACAGTTCGTTATTTATGTTATAAAAATGAGCATAATGAGGCTTATGAATGGCTTTTAAAATTAGACCAATCCAAAATCAGTAATACAGGATTTCTATATAATGGACAGTGGTTTCCAGCCGATAGAAAAGTTTACTTTATAAGACTTGCTGATGTTTTAATAATCCTTGGAAAGCATATCGATTATATAGATGAATGCTTTGAACAATTAAATTTCTCGCCTACAAAATTAAGGCAATTTAAAAGCCATTTAATAGATTCAATAACCTATGACGATTATATATCGCGTGTTAAACTGGCAAGGTATATCAAGAACTTTCAAGAAGAATTTGAATTAAGAGAAAAAAAGAATTTTAAGAAAATATACAATCCTAACAAAACAATTTCGGTAAGTGATTTGAGTCAATATTTATTTTGTCCAGTTAGCTATGCAATTAATGAAACTTACGAAATAGATGCAAACGATACTTGGGAAAAAGATGAATGGTTAGGAAATCGAAGAAACTTTAGTGACAGACATAGATATTATAATAAACATAATGATTACGAAAAAGCATTTGATGATTCTGACATTCTTATTAATGATGAACTTAAAAAGGATTTTGATTATTTATTTAGCTCAAAAATTATAGTTGACAATGTTTCAAAGAGTTTACTTCAACTTTTTACTGATAGCCAAAAATCAATTGTTGGAGCACCAGATTACATTTTAAAGGCCAATGATGGAAAAAAAATAGTTTTAACAGAGAAATTTAGCAGTATTCATTCTGCCGATTCTAAAACACCTTTTGACAGCGATTTGGTTAAACATTTTGCCTATTTGGAAAAATTTGACAAAATGGATTTAAACTATGGCTACTTTATCACTTGGTATTGGGAATTAATTGATATAGAAACGAACACTGGAAGAATTAAAAAGAAAATTAAAATAACATCATACAGAATTGTAAAAGTTGAGCGAACTAATACAAATTCTAATAAACTTAATAATGCATTAAACCGAGTTAAAAGTCTTAAAACAACTAAATCAATGCAAATAGATGCGGACAGAATTTCTTACGCAAACAAATGCTTTAGTTGTAGCGTGTTTAGTTATTGTAACCATAAAACCGGAAAATTCGACCAAATCAATTTACCTTACGAATTGACCGAAATAAAGGAAATGAAAAATGTAAAACCAAATAAACCTGACAACGGAATTGAAGATGATGATTTACCATTCTGA